The following proteins are co-located in the Polymorphospora rubra genome:
- a CDS encoding lysophospholipid acyltransferase family protein gives MDDSPTTWRAPRLWLFFQFLARVVVGLLARLKVTGDVPAGLRHGPLILAANHISPFDPIVLAAACRVRRIAPRIMATGGLFRAPVVGPAMRHCGHIRVDRRTENVGQALHSAAEAVASGSVVMVYPEGRIGLDPGMWPERGKTGTARLAFESGATVVPVAQWGAHEVLPYGAPKGMFGGIARALVRRPVIRVHFGPPVDLADLDPAVPGAALRATDRIIDALTDTLVPLRPDEPDRPRHVDPARPVDTSRMHRRRTGR, from the coding sequence ATGGACGACTCCCCCACCACCTGGCGCGCCCCACGACTGTGGCTGTTCTTCCAGTTCCTGGCCCGCGTCGTCGTCGGGCTGCTGGCCCGGCTGAAGGTCACCGGCGACGTGCCCGCCGGGCTGCGGCACGGGCCGCTGATCCTGGCCGCCAACCACATCAGCCCGTTCGACCCGATCGTGCTCGCCGCCGCCTGCCGGGTCCGCCGGATCGCGCCACGGATCATGGCCACCGGCGGACTGTTCCGCGCCCCCGTCGTCGGCCCCGCCATGCGGCACTGCGGCCACATCCGGGTCGACCGGCGCACCGAGAACGTCGGACAGGCCCTGCACAGCGCCGCCGAGGCCGTCGCAAGTGGCTCGGTGGTCATGGTCTATCCCGAGGGACGCATCGGACTGGACCCCGGCATGTGGCCCGAGCGCGGCAAGACCGGCACCGCCCGGCTCGCGTTCGAAAGCGGCGCGACCGTCGTACCGGTCGCCCAGTGGGGCGCGCACGAGGTGCTGCCGTACGGCGCCCCGAAAGGGATGTTCGGCGGCATCGCCCGCGCCCTGGTGCGCCGGCCGGTGATCCGGGTGCACTTCGGGCCGCCGGTCGACCTAGCCGACCTTGACCCGGCGGTGCCGGGCGCGGCGCTGCGGGCCACCGACCGGATCATCGACGCGCTGACCGACACCCTGGTGCCGCTACGCCCCGACGAACCCGACCGGCCCCGGCACGTCGACCCCGCCCGACCGGTCGACACCAGCCGCATGCACCGCCGCCGCACCGGCCGTTGA
- a CDS encoding LuxR family transcriptional regulator, translating into MSGGEPPRYVVPSAPDATTVLRRLARAGWLTREGFALAESTWDMSEAKVVLFGRVPDLETVRLAVLAAARGVGVVAIADTSTEVGRALVGDLGRLGPVFRDPEAEPEDDTAVVLIPEQRALLERLANGETIAAAAAAEFLSLRTANRRIAQAREVFGVRTTREAVLAYLRQRRG; encoded by the coding sequence GTGAGCGGCGGCGAGCCCCCCAGGTACGTGGTGCCGTCGGCGCCGGACGCGACCACGGTCCTGCGCCGGCTGGCCCGGGCGGGTTGGCTGACCCGGGAGGGGTTCGCCCTGGCCGAGTCGACGTGGGACATGTCCGAGGCGAAGGTGGTGCTGTTCGGCCGGGTTCCCGACCTGGAGACGGTGCGGCTGGCGGTGCTCGCCGCCGCCCGTGGGGTCGGGGTGGTCGCGATCGCCGACACGTCGACCGAGGTGGGGCGGGCGCTGGTCGGCGACCTGGGGCGGCTCGGTCCGGTGTTCCGGGACCCGGAGGCCGAGCCGGAGGACGACACGGCGGTGGTGCTGATCCCGGAGCAGCGGGCGCTGTTGGAGCGGCTGGCGAACGGGGAGACGATCGCGGCGGCCGCGGCGGCGGAGTTCCTGTCGCTGCGTACCGCCAACCGGCGCATCGCCCAGGCGCGCGAGGTGTTCGGGGTGCGGACCACCCGCGAGGCGGTGCTCGCCTACCTGCGCCAGCGGCGCGGCTGA